Within the Microlunatus antarcticus genome, the region CGTCGGAGTCGGTCGGCACCGGGGCGAGCGCGTGCACCCCGCGGAGCAGGGCGAAGACGACAGCGGCCAGGACGAGCAGCGCGACCCACCGGCCGCGTCGGGGCCGTCGCGTCCGGGACGGGGCGGGCGGGGGCGCCTGACGCGCCCGGGGACGGTTGCCCATGGGGCGGGTCAGACCCGGGTGCTGAGGAAGTCCAGGACGCTGGCGAAGATCGGGCGGCCGTCGAGCGTCGGCCCGGTGAGGGCGTCCACGTTGTGCTCGGGGTGGGGCATCATCCCGACGACGTTGCCGCGCTCGTTCGCGATGCCAGCGATGTCGTTCATTGAGCCGTTGGGGTTGCTGCCCGCGTAGCGGAACACGACCCGGCCCTCGCCCTCGAGCCGCGCGAGGGTGTCGGCGTCGGCGACGAAGCCGCCCTCGCCGTTCTTGAGCACGATCTCGATCTGCTGACCCGCCTGCAGCTGGCTCGTCCAGGCCGTGGCGCTCGACTCGACGGTCAGCTTCTGGTCGCAGCAGACGAACGTCCGCACGTCGTTGCGGATCAGGGCGCCCGGCAGCAGGTGGGCCTCGCACAGGATCTGGAACCCGTTGCAGATGCCGAGCACCGGCATCCCGGCCTCCGCCCCGCGGATCACCTCGTCCATCACGGGCGCGAAGCGCGCGATCGCGCCGCAGCGCAGGTAGTCGCCGTAGGAGAAGCCGCCGGGCAGGATCACCGCGTCCACGCCGTCCAGGCTGTCGCTCCCGTGCCAGAGCGGGACCGCCTCCGCGCCGGCGACCCGTACGGCCCGCAGCGCGTCGTGGTCGTCGAGCGACCCCGGGAAGGTGACGACGCCGATCTTCGCCATCAGCGCGTCTCGTCGAGGTGGTCGATGTCGTGGCCGGGGTGGTCGGTGCCGCCCAGCGCGGTGGGGGCGGCCTCGTCGACGGTCCCCTCGGTGTCGTCCTCGACACGGACGTCGAACGTCTCGATCACCGTGTTGGCCAGCAGCGTGCTCGCGGCCCGCTCGATGTCGGCCAGCCGGTCGGGCGTGACCTCGCCGTCCACCTCGAGCTCGAAGCGCTTGCCCTGGCGCACGGCGATCCCGGAGAAGCCGAGCCGGCCGAGCGCCCCGGTCA harbors:
- the purQ gene encoding phosphoribosylformylglycinamidine synthase subunit PurQ, whose translation is MAKIGVVTFPGSLDDHDALRAVRVAGAEAVPLWHGSDSLDGVDAVILPGGFSYGDYLRCGAIARFAPVMDEVIRGAEAGMPVLGICNGFQILCEAHLLPGALIRNDVRTFVCCDQKLTVESSATAWTSQLQAGQQIEIVLKNGEGGFVADADTLARLEGEGRVVFRYAGSNPNGSMNDIAGIANERGNVVGMMPHPEHNVDALTGPTLDGRPIFASVLDFLSTRV